GCCCATGCCTCTTATCCCGACGCCAACTGGGCAGCCCGCTTCCGCCTGAGACCGACCGACAACACGATCTTCCAGTTCGGTGTCTATTTCACCCAGACACAGGCCATTTACGGCAATGCCCAGATGCGCACGGGTTTCAAGTTCAACGGTGCCACAATCGATGGCGAGGCCATGCCGGTCGAGTTCATCTGGGAGCCGCGTTTCGGCCATGACCATTCCCTGCCGGGCCATTACAAGGCGGGCTTCGCCTATGACACGGCAGACCACAAGGACAATTACTACGACGGCAACGGCAATCCCTTTGCCCTGAGCGGGCTCAAGCCACGCGATGTGCATGGTGCCTGGGCCGCCTGGGGGCTGGTTGACCAGATGGTCTATCATCATCCCGGTCAGGCCCCTGATGCCGGTGTGACCCTGATCGGGGCTGCCTATTTCAACAAGGCCCAGACACAGACCCGCGCCGATCAGCTTTCGTTTGGTGTGCTGGATCGCGGTTTCTGGAAGTCGCGCCCGCTCGATGCGGTCGGCGTGAATTTTTCATGGACCCATGTGTCGGACGATCTGACGCGCTCCCAGCGTCTGTACGCAGCGCAGGGCCTGCCTTTGCCCAATGGTTCGCTGTTCCCGCAGACCAGCGCGTATGTCGTGGAAGCGATGTATCAGATCCACGTGCTGCGCGGTGTCACCTTTGCGCCTGACTTCCAGTATTATTTCAATCCGGGTGCCCAGAAACAGCTGCGCGACCAAGCCATGTTGGGCTTCAAGAGCCACATAGAAATCTTCTGAAAAATACCGGGGGGCAACCTTGCCCCTCTCTCGATTGTTGCAATGGCCCGACGAGACTGCCTGGCCATCGCCACGGCCTGTCAGCTCAGCATGATCGAGAGAGAAGCGCCCATGACGCACGACCTTCCCGCACTGGCCAGGGAGCTCTCTCCCGCAGGGCCCCTCGACGGGTTCTGGCCAATCGAGGATTATGCAGCCCTTGGCGACGGCCGTTGTGTGGCGCTGCTGGCGCCGGATGGTAGTGTGGACTGGCTCTGCGTTCCCAATATAGACTCGCCTCCGATGTTTGATCGTCTCCTGCATCGTGCGGGCGGCTTCTTCCAGATACGCCCTGTCGGCGCCTACAAGGCCACGCGGCGCTATCGTGAGGACAGCAATGTTCTCGAAACCCTGATCGAAACCGAGACGGGTTCGGCCAGGCTTACAGAATCGCTAAACAGTACCTTCGCCGGGCGTCTGCCCTGGACCGAATTTGCACGGCGTATCGAGGGTTTGACGGGGCGCATGACATTCATCGTGCGTTTCAGGCTCGGTACGCGCTGTGGCACTGTCGCGCCCTGGATCCAGACCACACAGAACGGCAATATCTTCCATGTGGGGTCCGTGCTCGCCCATATGGTGCACACGCCCAACATGCGCATCCTCCGCGAAGAGGACGAGGCCATCGAGGCCGAGATCGTGGTGGGTGAGAAAACCCATGCCCTCGTGGCGCTGGTCGCAACCGAAAACGAGCCTCTTGCCGTACCGAGCGTCGAGGAGATCGACGGGCGTATCGAGACCAGTGATGAGGCGTGGCGTAGCTGGGCCAACACGCTCCATTATGACGGCCCCTATCGTGAGCAGGTCCGGCGCAGTGCGCTGGCACTCAAACTGCTGCTTTATTCATCGAGCGGGGCTATTGCGGCGGCAGCCACGACCTCGCTGCCCGAACGGCTGAAGGACGGCAAGAACTGGGATTACCGTTACGCCTGGATACGCGATGCCGCCTATGTGGCGAATGCCTTCCTGCGGCTTGGCGCGGTGGCGGAGGTCAAGGCCGCGCTGGCCTGGCTTGTGCATCACCTTGGCGAGTCAGGCCCGATGGTGATGTATGGCCTCTCCGGGCAGAGTGTCGATGACGAGATTGTCTACGACGAGGTTGAGGGCTATCGCGGCATCAAGCCTGTCGTGAGCGGCAACCGCGCGGCGGGTCAGCATCAGCATGGTATTTATGGCGATATTTTCGAGACGGCGGCGCTGTTCGTCTCGCGAGGCAATCTGCTCGACCAGAAAAC
The sequence above is drawn from the Asaia bogorensis NBRC 16594 genome and encodes:
- a CDS encoding carbohydrate porin; protein product: MSSTVLRFFSACLAVSCLTSVAHAQQSTTAIASAQTGPAVAANSVPAPAGLGAVNAGQQPSALTQTSLSELHKDTTVAPLPKPEAIFVNPLGINAWLRERGIAILLDNTNEMSGMLNAPTKGLGLRQGASNAGQYSMENDIDWERLAGWTGFSTHDVIVGRYGIPASRMFGDNLNPSQEIYGGGGNVFVHLVYAYGEETMFNDRFDVAAGRMSFLSDFSANPLYCNFMNNAFCGNPKASSDNTAHASYPDANWAARFRLRPTDNTIFQFGVYFTQTQAIYGNAQMRTGFKFNGATIDGEAMPVEFIWEPRFGHDHSLPGHYKAGFAYDTADHKDNYYDGNGNPFALSGLKPRDVHGAWAAWGLVDQMVYHHPGQAPDAGVTLIGAAYFNKAQTQTRADQLSFGVLDRGFWKSRPLDAVGVNFSWTHVSDDLTRSQRLYAAQGLPLPNGSLFPQTSAYVVEAMYQIHVLRGVTFAPDFQYYFNPGAQKQLRDQAMLGFKSHIEIF
- a CDS encoding glycoside hydrolase family 15 protein, producing MTHDLPALARELSPAGPLDGFWPIEDYAALGDGRCVALLAPDGSVDWLCVPNIDSPPMFDRLLHRAGGFFQIRPVGAYKATRRYREDSNVLETLIETETGSARLTESLNSTFAGRLPWTEFARRIEGLTGRMTFIVRFRLGTRCGTVAPWIQTTQNGNIFHVGSVLAHMVHTPNMRILREEDEAIEAEIVVGEKTHALVALVATENEPLAVPSVEEIDGRIETSDEAWRSWANTLHYDGPYREQVRRSALALKLLLYSSSGAIAAAATTSLPERLKDGKNWDYRYAWIRDAAYVANAFLRLGAVAEVKAALAWLVHHLGESGPMVMYGLSGQSVDDEIVYDEVEGYRGIKPVVSGNRAAGQHQHGIYGDIFETAALFVSRGNLLDQKTAVLLADLADRCADHWRQKDAGIWELTEDQHYTMSKISCWQALDRACQMAERGHLAKDRAPRWAREKERILEWIDRECWCDRRKAYLFYPGSDGLDASIALAVPFGLDRRDRMLSTLRAIREELGHGPFLFRYTGMREEEGAFLACSCWMVEALYLLGEKDEAETLYASFLERLPSNTGIMAEMINPETGMYLGNTPQGLSHLGVIHAACALAGNRMKAFDLS